One Acidimicrobiia bacterium genomic window, GCCAGGATCGGCAGGACGATCGGGAGGAAGAGGAGGACCTTCACGCCTCCTCCTCGTCGTGGTCGCCGACCTGGAGCCTGGCGATGCGGCGGTCCTCGACGTCGTCCTCGACCTCGTCGGAGCGGGTGAGGGTCCAACTGCGGTAGGCGAGGGCCAGCAGGAACATCGTGACCGAGAACGAGATGACGATGGCGGTGAGCACCATCGCCTGCGGGAGGGGATCCGACATGTCGGCGGGGTCGTTGCCGACGACGGGGGCGACACCGGCCTTGCCGCCCACACCGAGCAGGAGGAGGTTGGCGCCGTGGCTGATCAGCCCCAGCCCGATGATGATGCGCGTGAGATTGCGCTGGAGAACGAGGTAGGTGCCGAGCGAGAAGAGGGCCCCGATGGTGAGCGAGAGAGCGAGGATCACGGGGCCGCTCCCGGCTCACCTTCTGCACGGGCGTCCTCTGGTTCCCTGCCGAGAAACGTGAGGATGCCGATCACGATGCCGACGACGATGAAGAAGACGCCGAGGTCGAAGAACGCGACCGTCGACATGTGGACCTCACCGATTGCAGGGAGGTGGAACTCGAGGATGTCGGACTCCAGGAACTGCCCCCCGAGGAACCACGAGCCGAAACCGGTCGCCGCCGACAGGACGAGACCGAAGCCGCACAGGAACTCCGGTGCGAGTCTCGGCAGGCCGTCGGTCCCGTAGGTCACGTATCGAAGGACCAACGCCGACCCGGCCACCAGGCCGGCGGGGAACCCGCCTCCGGGGGCGTTGTGCCCCGCGAAGAAGATGAACACCGCGAACAGCAGGATCGTGTGGAAGGTCGCCCGGAGGCCCTGCTCCAGGATGACCGAACGGGCCGGCTTCACGTCGACACCTCCGCGACGTCGGTGTCGTCTGCGATGTCGCCACCGTCGTCGCGGCGCCCCCGCCGGACCGCGAGGACGAGGCTGGCGATACCGAGGACCGCGATCGTCACCACGGAGATCTCACCGAGGGTGTCGAGGCCGCGGAAGTCGACGACGATGACGTTGACGATGTTCTTTCCGCCCGCGAACTCCTTGCTGTTCTCGATGAAGTAGTCGGAGATCGGAGCCTCGGTGCGTGCCGTGAACGCCACCAGCGCGAACAGCGTCACGAACACACCGACAATTGCAGCGATGACCGCCGGGATCACCCTGCTCGGCAGGTGCCGCACGCGGTGGAAGGTCCGTGGCAGATGTCGGAGCACCAGCATGAAGCCGATGATCCCGACCGTCTCGACGACGAACTGTGTGAGCGCGAGGTCGGGCCCACCCTGGATGATGAAGAGCGCGCCGATGCCGAAGCCCACGGCTCCGAGCATCATCACGGCCACGAAACGCGTCCGCGACACAGTGGCTGCTGTGGCCGCCACGACGACCAGGGCGCACACGACGATCTGGATACCCGAGCCTGCGCGCGTCGTGTCGATGTGGAGGCCCTTGGTGGCGAGCAGCGAGGTGGCGGGCAGCGCCACGGCGGTCATGAGGATGATGCCCAGGTATCGGGGGAGGGAGCCGTTCTGCACGGCCCCCGAGACAGTGCGTGCCGTGTAGACGAGCGAGTTCACGAAGACGCGGTAGCCCGCGTCGGGCGCGAGGCGGGGCTCGAAGGCACGTCGACCGAGCGCGATCGCGCTTCCCGCGACAACGATGCCGACACCGACCCCGATGGTCACGAGCGACAGCAACAGGGGAACGGTGAAGCCGTTCCACAGGACGAGGTGCAGCTCGGAGAGGTGATCGAGCGAGCCGGCCGCCGCTGCGACGAGGTTCTCGGCGGGGGCGGGCCAGAGCCCGAAGACAACGGTGAGGGCGGCGAGCACGAGTGGGGGGCCGAGGAGCCCGACCGGTGGCTCGTGTGCCGCCGTGGGCGGGTGTGCGGGGGCGCCGCCGGATGCCTTGTCCCAGAACGCACCCCACACGAAGCGCACGCTGTAGGCGAGCGTGAGCGCCGAGCCGACCACGATCCCGACCAGAGCGACGATGCCTGCGTCGCCCGAGTGGAGAAGCTCGTCGTAGGCGAGCTCCTTGGACAGGAAGCCGAGCAACGGCGGGATCCCCGACATCGACGCGGCGGAGATCACGGCCACCCAGAACGTGCGCGGCATCCGGTGGCGAAGCCCGGTGAGGTCGCGGAGATCACGTGTCCCCGCTTCGTGGTCGACGCCTCCGATGACCATGAAGAGCGCGGCCTTGAAGAGGGCGTGGGCGAAGATCACGGCCACGCCGGCTGCGATCGCCTCGTGGGTTCCCACGCCGAACAACGTCGTCATGAACCCCAGCTGGCTCACGGTTCCCCAGGCGAGCAACCGCTTGAGGTCGGTCTGCTGGAGAGCCCGCACGCCGCCGATCACCATCGTGGTGAGGCCGATGCCGATCACGAGGGGCTGCCAGAAGCCGATGTCGCCGAACGGTGCGGCGAAGCGCGCCAGCACCACGATGCCGGCCTTCACCATGGTGGCGGAGTGCAGATAGGCGCTGACGGGCGTCGGCGCCGCCATGGCGTCGGGGAGCCAGCCCTGGAACGGGAACTGCGCCGACTTCGTGAAGGCGCCGAGAAGGACGAGCCCGACGCCTGTGGCGACGAGGACACCGTCGGGGGGCGCTTCGGTGATGGCCGACAGCTCGTAGGTGCCCGCGGCCTGACCGATGAGGATGAACCCGGCGAGCATCGCCAGACCGCCGGCGACGGTGACCGTGAGCGCCCGCCACGCTGCGGTCCTCGCGCTCTCGACGGTGTCGTCCCAGCCGATGAGCAGGTACGACGTGACGGTCGTGCACTCCCAGAACACGTAGAGGCCGAGGAGGTTGTCGGACCACACCAGGCCGAGCATCGAGCCCGCGAAGGCGATGAGGTAGGCGCAGAAGCGCCCGTTGCGCCGCCCCGGCGGCATGTAGGCATTGGCGTAGACGAACACGAGGACACCGATGCCCGACACGAGCATCGCCATCATGAGGCCGAAGCCGTCGAGACGCAGCGTCAGCTCCAGGCCGATGTCACCGACCCACACGATGTTCTCGGTGACGACGTCACCGTCCACGACCGAGGCCGTCTGTGTGAGGATCCACACGAAGGTGGCGGCCGACACGGCGGCGCCGAGGAGCAGGACCCTGCGACCGGCACGACCCGCGACGAAGGGCGCGGCGACGGCGGCGACGAGGTGCAGCGCTATGAGGACCAGCATGGGAGTCGGCGCCGACCGGGCGTGACGTGCCCGGAGGGCCCCTATGTATAGCGCCGTGGCGTGTCCGCGCTCCTGTCGTCGTCGAGCCCCCGGACGCCCCGACGCTAGTCTCGGCCCCGTGGCCGACCAGGAGCAGTTCGCCGATCTCGCGATGCCCTACATGTCGCCTCTCTACGCGGCCGCTCTCCGCATGACCCGGAACCCCGCGGACGCCGAGGATCTGGTCCAGGAGACCTACCTGCGGGCCTACCGCGGCTTCGGTGGCTTCCGCGAGGGCACCAACCTCAAGGCGTGGCTCTACCGGATCCTGACCAACACCTACATCAACCAGTACCGGGCGAAGAAGAGGCGTCCCGACGAGCAGGTCCTCGACGAGGCCGAGGACTTCTCGCTCTACCGGAAACTCGGTGGGCTGGAGGCGAGTGACGCCGAGCGTACGCCCGAAGCCGAGTTCCTCGACGCTCTCCCCGAGGCCGAGGTGAAGGAGGCGCTCGAGGCCCTGCCCGACCAGTTCCGGCTGGCCGTGATGCTGGCCGATGTGGAGGGCTTCTCCTACAAGGAGATCGCCGAGATCATGGACGTCCCGGTCGGAACCGTGATGAGCCGGATCCACCGGGGAAGGAAGCAGCTCCAGAAGTTGTTGTGGGATTTCGCGGAGGAACGCGGGCTTCTCCCCGACACGGTGGCCGGGTCGGCCGCGGGGTCGGGGAGCTGAGCGTCGGCGGGCCGGAGGCAGCGGGGACGACATGGATTGCAACGAGACGCTGCGGGAGATCTACTCGTATCTCGACGGTGAGCTGACCATGTGGAAGCGCCGGGCCATCGCCCGGCACCTCGACGAGTGCCCACCCTGTGCCGACGGCTACACGTTCGAGGTGGAACTGCGACAGGTCATCGTCTCCCACTGCCACGAGGAGGTCCCCGAGTCGCTGCGCCGGCGCGTGGCCGAGGCGCTCGGCGAGGCGACCGGGCCGTCGGGGAACGCGGCCACGTGACTCGATCCACGCCGTGCCGGCGCCGACGGTACGACACCTCCCGGCGTCGCCATCTACGATGACGGCGATGGCAGCCGACACCGCTCTCCAGACCACCGACGCCGACGCCCCCGGTGCCGTCGAGGACACTTCGCCCGACGCCGAGCGCCGGCCCCGCGACACACTCGTGATCACCGCCGCCGTGGCGGGCTGCCTGGCCCTCGCGGCCGTCGTGATCGTCGTTCTCATGTGGGTCTACGCCTTCGGCGCGTTCGGTTCCCAACCCGGTGCCGGTGGGGCCGAGGGACCGGGCGCACGGCCGTGGCACTACTGGGTGTCGTTGTTCCTCGCCTCCGGCGTGCCCTTCGCCCTCGGCGCCATCGGGTTCGGCTACTACTGGCTCACGATCCGCCCGAGGCTGCAGGCGGGCTGACCTGCATGACCCACAGGTCGACACGATGAGCCCGGACACCGTGCCGGCCGCTGTCGACTGGGACCTCGCCGAGCGCGTCGCACGCGTCGTCGCGGGGCGTGATCCGCTCGGGCGCTCCTACCTGGCCTCGTCGCTCGAGCGTGACTTCGCCGAGGTCACCGAGGAGGCCGAGTCGCTCGTGGCGGAGTTCACGGGACTTCGCACACCCGGTGGAGTCCGCTCGGGAGTCGTCGACCGGCACGGCTGGGTGGCCGCCAACGTCGGGTCGATGCAGCGGATGCTGGCGCCCCTCACCGACCGGGTCGCCGAGCGCATGTCGCGCAGCCCCTTCGCCCCCGTCGGCCGCCGGCTGGCAGGCGCCGAGATGGGTGTCCTCCTCGGGTACATGGGCCAGCGGGTCCTCGGGCAGTACGACCTCCTCGTTCCGGAGTCGTCGGAGACACCCGACGCCGTCTACTACGTCGGCCCCAACATCCTCACTCTCGAGAAGCGGTTCGTGTTCCGCCCCCGCGACTTCCGCCTGTGGATCGCGGTGCACGAGGTCACGCACAGAGCGCAGTTCACGGGTGTCGCGTGGTTGCGTCCGTACTTCCTCTCGCTCATCGAGCGGTCGCTCGAGCTCGTGGAGCCCGATCCGCAACGAGTGGTACGCGCGCTGGGGCGGGCCTCCGAGGAGCTGCGCGCAGGACGCAACCCGCTCGACTCCGGCGGTCTCGTCGCTCTCGTCGCGACACCCGAACAGCAGGGTCTGCTCGGCAGGATGCAGGCGCTCATGTCGTTGCTCGAGGGCCACGGGAACTGGGTGATGAACAGGGTGGGAGCCGCCTCGATCCCCGGATCGGCCCGTATGGACCGCGTCCTGCACTCCCGCCGCAAGGCTCGTGGGCTGCACCGTCAGTTCCAGCGACTTCTGGGTCTCGAGATGAAGATGCGCCAGTACGAGACGGGTGAGCGCTTCATCGACGCCGTCACCGCGGCCGCGGGCGACGACGTCCTCGAGGTGGCGTGGCGCGGCCCGGAATGGGTCCCCACGATGGAGGAGTTGGCCGACCCGGACGCCTGGTTGCGGCGGGTCGAGGTTCCCGCCGTCGCCGTTCCCTGATCTCGGTAGCCTCTTGGCCATGGCTCTCGTCCTCGTGGTCGACGACGACGCCGACATCCGCGAGCTGATCCAGATCAACCTGGAGAGCGCGGGCTTTCGCGTGTCGACCGCGGGGAACGGCCGTGAGGCCCTGGAAGCCGTCAGGGAGGAGGCACCCGACGCGGTCTTCCTCGACGTGATGATGCCCGGCGTCGACGGCTGGACCGTTCTCGAGGAGCTCAAGAGCGGGACGTCGGCCGACTTCTCCGCCATCCCCGTCTTCATGGTGTCGGCCATGCGCGGCGTCGAGCACAGGGTCAAGGGCGGTATCGAAGGCGCGTTGCGCTACATCACGAAGCCGTTCAACCCTTCCGACCTCGTTGCCGCTCTCCGCGACGTCCTCGGTCCCGGGGCGCCGGCCGAGTCGGAGCTCCGGCGCCAGGCGCGTACGGAGGCTCTCGAGGAGCTGGCACGGCACGAGAGCGGCGTACCCGAGGAGGGTGAGCCCACACCCGACGGCGCAGCACCGCGCGTGCGCCTCACCCGTCTCGAGCACACACCGTCCGCGCCCGCCTCCTCGCCACGGCTGCGGCTTGCCCGCGAACGCCTGTCGGAGCTCACCGACAAGCAGTTGCTCCTTCTCGAGGCGCTCGCCGGCGGCAGCCCCGTCACGACCGTGGCGCGGCACCTCGAGATGAGCCGCAGCAACGTCTACGCCGGCCTGCGCAGGATCAGCCGCAAGCTGGGCTTCACGGGGACCGACGAGCTCCTGGGGGTCCTGCGCAGCGGCGGCCTCGTCGAATCCCGTTCGGGTGGCCCGCGCTGACCTCGGGTCGTGCTGCCCTCCTTCCCCGGGCCGGCGACCTGGCACGGGCCCTGACGCCGTGGGCACACCGCTTCGATCCGGGTGGCGCGCGCCCACTCGTGGCGTGCAGTGGCGGAGCCGACTCCCTGGCGCTCCTGGCGCTCGGGGCGCTCGCAGCCGACCCCGTGGCCGTGTACGTCGATCACGGTCTGCGGCCCGAGAGCGCCGCCGACGGCCGTTTCGTGTGCGACGTGGCATCGTCCCTGGGTGTGGCGGTGACGGTGGTACCGGCCGATGTCGGTGCGGGGCCCAACGTCGAAGAGCGCGCACGCGACGCGCGGCGTGCCGCACTTCTCGGTGCCGCCGAGCGGGTCGACGCTTCCCCCGTGCTGCTCGGGCACACGATGGACGATCAGGCCGAGACCGTGCTGCTCAACATGATGCGGGGTGGTGCGCTGAGCGGCCTCGCCGGAATGCCGGCTCGGAGCGGCCCGATCTCACGGCCGCTCCTGGGGTTTCGACGCACCGAGACACTCGAGATCTGCCGGCGCCTCCGAACCACGCCGCGGCGCGACGCGATGAACGACGACGAGGGCTTCCGGCGCGTGTGGCTGCGCAAGCGGGCGCTGCCCCTCCTCGACGAGGGGTTCGACCGCGATCTCGTGCCGGTGCTCGCGCGCCAGGCGGCGATCGCGCGTGACGAGCTCGCCGTGCTCGACGCGCTGGCCGACGACGTGCTCCAGTCGGCCGTCGACCCGGAGGCGCGCGGTGCCGGATCCGAGCGCGGTTGGCTCGACGCGGCCACGGTGGCCGCGGCTCCACGGGCCGTCGCCCGACGGGTCCTGCGCCGCTGGATCGGCCCACCGGCGCCCGACGCCGCGCGGATCGACGATGCGCTCGCCGTGGCCGGCGGCACGGCGGTCGCTGCGCACGTCGGAGGGGGCCGGGAGGTGCGCCGCAGCTCCGGGCGGCTCCACCTGCTCGACGTACCGGGGAGCAGCTCGACCACCTCGACTACCGTGACGGCGTCCGGTCCCCGATGACCGGGCCCCACCCGTGCCGACCGTTCCCGGGGGAGCAACACACACGTGATGGATGATCCGTACGTCGGCGAGGTCGTCGTCAACGAGAAGGAGCTCCAGGACCGGATCGCCGAGCTCGGACGTCAGATCACCGCCGACTACCGCGACGAGCCACCGCTCCTCGTGGGCGTGTTGAAGGGCGCGTTCATGTTCATGAGCGATCTCGCCCGTGCGATCGACCTGCCGGTGGAGTTCGACTTCATGGCGGTGGCGTCGTATGGCTCGGCCACGCGCACGAGCGGTGTCGTGCGGATCGTGAAGGACCTCGACATCGACCTGACCGACCGCCATGTCCTCCTCGTGGAGGACATCGTCGACTCGGGCCTCACGCTCAGCTTCCTGCGCAAGAACCTGAAGGCTCGAGGCCCCGCTTCCATCGAGGTGTGCACCCTGCTGCTCAAGGAGGGCCTCCAGAAGGAGGAGACAGACCTCAGGTACGTGGGGTTCACGATCCCCCCCGACTTCGTGATCGGGTACGGCCTCGACGTGGCCGAGCGCTACCGCAACCTGCCGTTCCTGGCGCGCTACGCCGGGCCCGTCAACGTCAGCTGAGCCCTTCGACGCGTCGGGGCCCACACCGGCCCCGGATAGCCTGGACACCGTCCCATCCGCGACCGACGAGGCCGCGTGCCCAAGCCACGCCGATACGTACTCATCGCCCTTCTCGCGGCTGCTGCCGTCGGGTTCGTGGCGTGGCGCGTCGTCGTCGGCGGCGACGGTCGTGAAGACGTCGACCTCGCCACCTTCCAGGACCGTCTCGCCGACGGCGACGTGGAGGAGGTCACGCTCTACGACGCCGACCACCGTCTCGACGGGACCTTCACCGACGGTGAGGAGTTCACGGTCGACTTCCCCGAACGCTCCACCGAGTCGGTCACCGACGCCATCGTGGACGCCGATGTCGACGAGTTCGACGTCGACACCCAGGGAGAGAACCCGTGGGTCAACTACGTACTCAACCTCCTCCCGCTGCTTCTCCTCCTGGGGGTGGCGGGGTTCTTCCTCATGCGGCTCCCCGGGGCCGGCGCCCTGGGTTTCGGCCGCTCGAAGGCCCGGCCCATCGACCCCGACGAGCCCAAGGTCACCTTCGACGACGTGGCCGGGCTCGACGAGGCGGTCGAGGAACTCGGGGAGATCCGCGACTACCTGGAGGCGCCCGACCGATTTCGCGACATGGGTGCCAAGATCCCCAAAGGCGTCCTCCTCTACGGCCCGCCGGGTACGGGCAAGACCCTCCTGGCCCGCGCGGTGGCCGGCGAGGCCGGCGTGCCCTTCTTCTCGATCAGCGGCTCGGAGTTCGTCGAGATGTTCGTCGGTGTGGGGGCGTCACGGGTCCGCGGCCTGTTCGACCAGGCCAAGGAGAGCGCGCCCGCCATCATCTTCGTCGACGAGATCGACGCGGTCGGCCGGCACCGCGGCGCGGGGCTGGGGGGTGGGCACGACGAGCGGGAGCAGACCCTCAACCAGCTCCTCGTGGAGATGGACGGCTTCGACGACACGCAGGGCGTGATCCTGCTGGCCTCCACCAACCGCCCCGACATCCTCGACCCCGCGTTGCTGCGCCCCGGCCGCTTCGACCGCCAGGTCGTCGTCGACCGACCCGACCTCGAGGGCAGGAAGTCGATCCTGTCCGTCCACGGCCGCGAGAAGCCTCTCGCCGAAGGTGTGGATCTCGACGTCATCGCCCGACGGACACCGGGGTTCACCGGTGCGGACCTCGCCAACCTCATGAACGAGGCGGCGCTGCTCACCGCCCGTGCCTCGCTGGAGCGCATCGGGCTTCCCCAGCTCGAAGAGGCCATCGACCGCGTGATGGCCGGGCCCGAGCGACGAAGCCGCCTCATCTCCGACCACGAGAAGCGCGTGATCGCCTACCACGAGGGTGGTCACGCGCTCGTGAGCCACGCGCTCCCGAACACGGATCCCGTCCACAAGGTCTCGATCATCCCTCGCGGGCGCGCCCTCGGTTACACGCTCACCCTCCCCACCGAGGACCGCTTCCTCGTCACCCGGCGGGAGCTCACCGACGAGCTGGCCATGCTGCTCGGTGGCCGAACGGCTGAAGAGCTGATCTTCGCCGATCCGACCACGGGGGCCGAGAACGACATCCAGCAGGCGACACGTGTCGCCCGCCGGATGGTCACCGAGTACGGGATGAGCGACTCTCTCGGCCCCGTGCGACTGGGTGGGGACAACGACGAAGTGTTCCTCGGCAAGGATCTCCACACGACGCGTGACTACTCCGACGAGGTGGCGGCCCGGATCGACAGCGAGGTCCGCACGCTCGTCGAGAGTGCCCACGACGTCGCGCGCTCGGTTCTCGAGCAGAACCGGGAGACGCTCGACCGCCTTGCTGCGGCGCTCATCGAGCACGAGACTCTCGACACCGACGCCGTCCTCGAGATCCTCGACGACGCGGAGCCGTTCTCCGAGGGGACGTCGTCGGTGGCGCGGTCGGGCCCCAGCGCCGCGGCCAGCAGCTCAGCAGCCGAGAAGAGGACGACATGAGCGAGCCAGGTTCCACCCCCGATCTCCACGCCGTCGACGAGACATCGGGCGTCGACAAGCCTCGCGTCGAGGCCGCGGTCCGGGAGTTGCTCGTCGCCATCGGTGAGGACCCGACGCGTGACGGGCTCGTGGCGACACCCGAGCGGATCAGCGAGATGTACGAGGAGATCTTCAGCGGGCTCCACGACGATCCGTCACGGCACCTCTCGGTCACGTTCGAGGCGGACCACGACGAGATGATCATGGTGCGCGACATACCGCTGGCCTCGCTCTGTGAGCACCACCTCGTCCCGTTCCTCGGTCGGGCGCACGTTGCCTACATCCCCGGCGACGACGGGCGGATCACCGGGCTGTCCAAGCTCGCCCGCCTGGTCGACGGCTACGCCCGCCGTCCCCAGGTGCAGGAGCGCCTCACCACCCAG contains:
- the tilS gene encoding tRNA lysidine(34) synthetase TilS produces the protein MACSGGADSLALLALGALAADPVAVYVDHGLRPESAADGRFVCDVASSLGVAVTVVPADVGAGPNVEERARDARRAALLGAAERVDASPVLLGHTMDDQAETVLLNMMRGGALSGLAGMPARSGPISRPLLGFRRTETLEICRRLRTTPRRDAMNDDEGFRRVWLRKRALPLLDEGFDRDLVPVLARQAAIARDELAVLDALADDVLQSAVDPEARGAGSERGWLDAATVAAAPRAVARRVLRRWIGPPAPDAARIDDALAVAGGTAVAAHVGGGREVRRSSGRLHLLDVPGSSSTTSTTVTASGPR
- a CDS encoding Na(+)/H(+) antiporter subunit C — its product is MILALSLTIGALFSLGTYLVLQRNLTRIIIGLGLISHGANLLLLGVGGKAGVAPVVGNDPADMSDPLPQAMVLTAIVISFSVTMFLLALAYRSWTLTRSDEVEDDVEDRRIARLQVGDHDEEEA
- the ftsH gene encoding ATP-dependent zinc metalloprotease FtsH, whose product is MPKPRRYVLIALLAAAAVGFVAWRVVVGGDGREDVDLATFQDRLADGDVEEVTLYDADHRLDGTFTDGEEFTVDFPERSTESVTDAIVDADVDEFDVDTQGENPWVNYVLNLLPLLLLLGVAGFFLMRLPGAGALGFGRSKARPIDPDEPKVTFDDVAGLDEAVEELGEIRDYLEAPDRFRDMGAKIPKGVLLYGPPGTGKTLLARAVAGEAGVPFFSISGSEFVEMFVGVGASRVRGLFDQAKESAPAIIFVDEIDAVGRHRGAGLGGGHDEREQTLNQLLVEMDGFDDTQGVILLASTNRPDILDPALLRPGRFDRQVVVDRPDLEGRKSILSVHGREKPLAEGVDLDVIARRTPGFTGADLANLMNEAALLTARASLERIGLPQLEEAIDRVMAGPERRSRLISDHEKRVIAYHEGGHALVSHALPNTDPVHKVSIIPRGRALGYTLTLPTEDRFLVTRRELTDELAMLLGGRTAEELIFADPTTGAENDIQQATRVARRMVTEYGMSDSLGPVRLGGDNDEVFLGKDLHTTRDYSDEVAARIDSEVRTLVESAHDVARSVLEQNRETLDRLAAALIEHETLDTDAVLEILDDAEPFSEGTSSVARSGPSAAASSSAAEKRTT
- the hpt gene encoding hypoxanthine phosphoribosyltransferase, coding for MDDPYVGEVVVNEKELQDRIAELGRQITADYRDEPPLLVGVLKGAFMFMSDLARAIDLPVEFDFMAVASYGSATRTSGVVRIVKDLDIDLTDRHVLLVEDIVDSGLTLSFLRKNLKARGPASIEVCTLLLKEGLQKEETDLRYVGFTIPPDFVIGYGLDVAERYRNLPFLARYAGPVNVS
- a CDS encoding response regulator, whose product is MALVLVVDDDADIRELIQINLESAGFRVSTAGNGREALEAVREEAPDAVFLDVMMPGVDGWTVLEELKSGTSADFSAIPVFMVSAMRGVEHRVKGGIEGALRYITKPFNPSDLVAALRDVLGPGAPAESELRRQARTEALEELARHESGVPEEGEPTPDGAAPRVRLTRLEHTPSAPASSPRLRLARERLSELTDKQLLLLEALAGGSPVTTVARHLEMSRSNVYAGLRRISRKLGFTGTDELLGVLRSGGLVESRSGGPR
- a CDS encoding zinc-dependent metalloprotease; amino-acid sequence: MSPDTVPAAVDWDLAERVARVVAGRDPLGRSYLASSLERDFAEVTEEAESLVAEFTGLRTPGGVRSGVVDRHGWVAANVGSMQRMLAPLTDRVAERMSRSPFAPVGRRLAGAEMGVLLGYMGQRVLGQYDLLVPESSETPDAVYYVGPNILTLEKRFVFRPRDFRLWIAVHEVTHRAQFTGVAWLRPYFLSLIERSLELVEPDPQRVVRALGRASEELRAGRNPLDSGGLVALVATPEQQGLLGRMQALMSLLEGHGNWVMNRVGAASIPGSARMDRVLHSRRKARGLHRQFQRLLGLEMKMRQYETGERFIDAVTAAAGDDVLEVAWRGPEWVPTMEELADPDAWLRRVEVPAVAVP
- the rsrA gene encoding mycothiol system anti-sigma-R factor, producing the protein MDCNETLREIYSYLDGELTMWKRRAIARHLDECPPCADGYTFEVELRQVIVSHCHEEVPESLRRRVAEALGEATGPSGNAAT
- the mbhE gene encoding hydrogen gas-evolving membrane-bound hydrogenase subunit E, translated to MLVLIALHLVAAVAAPFVAGRAGRRVLLLGAAVSAATFVWILTQTASVVDGDVVTENIVWVGDIGLELTLRLDGFGLMMAMLVSGIGVLVFVYANAYMPPGRRNGRFCAYLIAFAGSMLGLVWSDNLLGLYVFWECTTVTSYLLIGWDDTVESARTAAWRALTVTVAGGLAMLAGFILIGQAAGTYELSAITEAPPDGVLVATGVGLVLLGAFTKSAQFPFQGWLPDAMAAPTPVSAYLHSATMVKAGIVVLARFAAPFGDIGFWQPLVIGIGLTTMVIGGVRALQQTDLKRLLAWGTVSQLGFMTTLFGVGTHEAIAAGVAVIFAHALFKAALFMVIGGVDHEAGTRDLRDLTGLRHRMPRTFWVAVISAASMSGIPPLLGFLSKELAYDELLHSGDAGIVALVGIVVGSALTLAYSVRFVWGAFWDKASGGAPAHPPTAAHEPPVGLLGPPLVLAALTVVFGLWPAPAENLVAAAAGSLDHLSELHLVLWNGFTVPLLLSLVTIGVGVGIVVAGSAIALGRRAFEPRLAPDAGYRVFVNSLVYTARTVSGAVQNGSLPRYLGIILMTAVALPATSLLATKGLHIDTTRAGSGIQIVVCALVVVAATAATVSRTRFVAVMMLGAVGFGIGALFIIQGGPDLALTQFVVETVGIIGFMLVLRHLPRTFHRVRHLPSRVIPAVIAAIVGVFVTLFALVAFTARTEAPISDYFIENSKEFAGGKNIVNVIVVDFRGLDTLGEISVVTIAVLGIASLVLAVRRGRRDDGGDIADDTDVAEVST
- the folE gene encoding GTP cyclohydrolase I FolE, translating into MSEPGSTPDLHAVDETSGVDKPRVEAAVRELLVAIGEDPTRDGLVATPERISEMYEEIFSGLHDDPSRHLSVTFEADHDEMIMVRDIPLASLCEHHLVPFLGRAHVAYIPGDDGRITGLSKLARLVDGYARRPQVQERLTTQIADALQRVLVPQGVFVLIEAEHLCMSMRGVRKPGALTVTSAVRGLFKTNTATRAEAMSLIRAPGSSH
- a CDS encoding MnhB domain-containing protein is translated as MKPARSVILEQGLRATFHTILLFAVFIFFAGHNAPGGGFPAGLVAGSALVLRYVTYGTDGLPRLAPEFLCGFGLVLSAATGFGSWFLGGQFLESDILEFHLPAIGEVHMSTVAFFDLGVFFIVVGIVIGILTFLGREPEDARAEGEPGAAP
- a CDS encoding sigma-70 family RNA polymerase sigma factor, with amino-acid sequence MYSAVACPRSCRRRAPGRPDASLGPVADQEQFADLAMPYMSPLYAAALRMTRNPADAEDLVQETYLRAYRGFGGFREGTNLKAWLYRILTNTYINQYRAKKRRPDEQVLDEAEDFSLYRKLGGLEASDAERTPEAEFLDALPEAEVKEALEALPDQFRLAVMLADVEGFSYKEIAEIMDVPVGTVMSRIHRGRKQLQKLLWDFAEERGLLPDTVAGSAAGSGS